Within the Salvia hispanica cultivar TCC Black 2014 chromosome 4, UniMelb_Shisp_WGS_1.0, whole genome shotgun sequence genome, the region CCGTCAGTTCTTCATTCGTGTAGCTTCTCGGCTGGGTCTCGTCATCGCCGGTTGGATTTGTGCCCGAGGACGACATAACTACGATGGGAGAAGAGGACACAATGAAAGCACCAAATTGATAGACCCTAAGGTCTGATCGAAGGGGATGGAGCACCTGTTTGTCGTgaattgaaggaaaaaaaaaaagaatacccAGCAGCAGCTAGGGTTTAAGAGAACTAGGGTTTCGAGGAAAAgagttttatttcttatttctcgATGTCTTTTGACTCTCTAATGAACTCTATATATAGAGTTCGGACCCTGCTTGATTCGACTTACgattcgggaaagaatcaagaagaaaacccgaaaagatTTAATAATATCTAAACTAGGCAATTGTTCCAAAAATAaggaaagcaaaaaaaataacaaaatatggaaataagtAAATCCTAAAGCTAGCATGTCGTGAAGTCCTTGAACTTCATGGGCCGGGGCGCATTCCTTCGGGGTCGATCCTTCCTCGCTTGAACCGGGCTTAACCTTTCTTTGCGTCTCCCTCTTCTTGGCTGATCACTCTCGTCAGTCCCCTGGGTTATGGGCACGTCTGGGCTTTGGTAATTGGTTGGATCCCTATCACATTCCCTCGCgactaaaacaaaatcatgGCCGACGGTGTCGAGGCTGATTGCGATCTACTTCAGCTAAGCCGGCTTGAACTTGGATATCCCCAACATAAAGGAATTGGTAGCAATTGCTGGAGAAGTTGGAAATCTTAAGTCTATGGATAAACTAGCTAGAGTCCCATCGGAGTTATGATAATATGAATAGGAATATCTTCTTCAGAAGCTTGAATTCTTGGAACTCAAATGGTGTCATTTAGTACCCTGGATAACAGAGAGCTCACATATTCCACATCTTGAGAAACTTAGTCTTTATGCAATGAAGATCTCTTGTGAAATTAGCGAAATAATATAGGCTTCtttcctctctctcctccATTAGCCTCCCTCTGTTTCCTTCGGCGTCCTCGTTTCTGGAGTGGCAGCTAGTACTAATGACCTTGTGGCTACATtgcctttttaatttgaatatcacTTTTATGGCCTAGAATCTGTAGTAGGATGATTGACAGTGAAAAAGCTAACTGTGTTAAGAGGACGATACATAATGTATTAATTTGAAACTCTATTCAAACTAGGGGTGGTTATTCGGTCGGTTAACCGAccccaaaattttattaaaaaactaatCGGAACCGACCCGATCTCAAGTTCAGTTACTTAATTAACCGACTCGGTTAGAACCgatcggttatcggttataaccgaacTGACcgaattgaaatgaaaattatttatggtttttacttttcctctaatttttttatttttttattattattatatttctatttgcaagtaatacataaattgtttatgCACTTTAAAAGACTTAACttttaataatctaaaatataaaaacttttttccaagtcctatttttaaaatagtagtaatgtTTTACCACTTTATTGAATCTGAGAgatcttatttataaaatactaatatctAGAAACTTTATAAGCTTTGAGATATTATAAGTATAACTAATAgtaacacaaattaaaatagactttTTTGATATTACAATATGAGACTTTGataaaatttggaagtaaattacaatttcttctattattaattaaaatataattgaaattaaaattgtttatggttttaacttttaacttttcatctactttttttattattattattattattattattattattattattattattattattattattattatactcctatttacaagtaatacataaattgtttagGCGCTTTAAAAGACTTAAAATTTGCATgatctataatttaaaaaaaattctccaataataagtgaagggatattcttttttttaaataaaactaatgcTTAAGCACTTTATTGACTTTGAgatatatacatttataagtataatactaTCATGGATagtgacacaaattaaaatgaacttttttgacatttcaatacgagactttgacaaaatttagatactccctccatcccagataattcgtcccagttttccatttcggttcgtcccacataatttgtcacttcataccatttttggtagtggacctcatattccactgactcattcctactcacgttttattataaaactaatatataaaggtagggctcacattccactaactttttcaacccacttttcattacaattcttaaaacccgtgcccggtcaaagtgacccgaattatccgggacggagggagtataaattacaatttcttccattgtgacaaagtttgaaagtaaattataatttcttttagtgttaaataaacatataattgaaattaaaattgaatttaattcggtTATCAGTTATAATCGACGATTATCgggttataaccgataaccaATTTGGAGCAAAACGTAAAACCGGTACCGAACCGATAACCGACCGGTTTCGGTTCAGTTCTCGGTTAATTGAATAACCGAAAACCGTTTACCCACCcctaattaaaacattttgtatgatttacgtttaacttaaaacattttgtactcaattgaaacattgatgaaatttttggtATGTATGGTGTAATTTCCCCGGATTATTATGGTTATCAAGTTCTCACAAAGATCTCATTTGAACCTATGCTCATGTAAATTGATACTAACCATATCATTTGAACCTACggttatatatattgatacaTATTAACCATTGTATTGATCATATGGTATGAGGATAATTAATCTCATTATGTCAAAAAAGTACTcataaatacaataatttaattacataaagagtggaaaaatgaaagaaagagTAACTACCATGAGTAGCAAGCTCCATCCATTTCCCTGGATTATGGGATGTCCAATCAACATTCCACCACaagaaatagaataattaGGTGGGTATAAAAGCATGTGTGTGGTTTGGGAACCAGGAATTTCTTTACATAATTTGAATCAGATTCCCATTTAATGCCTAAATTCCCAGCTCTTGATAGAATAGGCCTtgccttaattaattaatccatggCATCATCATTCACAGGAACTCAGGATAAATGCAAGGCCTGCGACAAGACTGTTTATTTCGTCGATCTCTTGTCTGCTGATGGCGCCAACTACCACAAAGCCTGCTTCAAATGCAGCCACTGCAAGGGCACCCTTGttgtatgtatttatattgtaggagtactccatatatacaTATCTCTCTCTATGATTCTTGATACAATTGTATCTCTCACAGATGAGCAACTACTCATCCATGGATGGCGTACTCTACTGCAAGACTCATTTTGAACAGCTTTTCAAGGAGTCTGGAAATTTCAGCAAGAATTTTCAAACTGGTCTGAAATCTCAATGTACCTTTTATACTTCTACTATTGCATCTTCTCCATAATTTGCTGAtgattcatttattcattcacGCAGCAGGAAAAGGAGACAGAGAAAATTCACTTGTAAGATTTTATATGTAGTATATCTCtatcatttcaaaactatcttaaaattagaatttcagAACTTATCATTAGTTGGTAGCAGAAAGCATATATGCTCCAGCCAACTAATATGGTTTGTATCACCAACTAAAATGTTTAGTGCTTCCAACTGATAAGTTTTCAAGTTCTAATTTTAAGATAGTTCTCAACTGAACCACTCCCAGTATAGATATATGTAATTGTGAATGAAGATGTGTGCAAAAATGTTGATATTATTGTTGATGACAGACAAGGGCACCCAGCAAGATGTCTGCCATGTTCTCTGGCACCCAAGACAAATGTGCTGCCTGCACCAAGACTGTCTACCCACTTGACAAGGTACTCAATAACAGACATAGTCATAGATATGTAGGAGTTGTGTTGAAACAAGTTAAATGATGGTAAATGTATGCAGATGACAATGGAGGAACAAATATACCACAAGTCATGCTTCAAGTGTGCCCATGGGGGTTGCCCCCTTACCCACTCCAACTACGCAGCCCTAGATGGGGTGCTCTACTGCAAGCACCACTTCCAGCAGCTATTCATGGAGAAGGGAAATTACCAGCATGTCCTCGATTCCACCTCACACAAGAAGACCGCCAGCATGGAGGCCATCGACGTCGACGGCCTTACCGAAGATGCCGACGAAGACAAACCTGCAGATGAGGACAATAAACCTGCCGACGAGGACAAACCTgcagatgatgatgatgataaacCCGCCATCGAGGACAAACCGGCGGATGACGATAATGCTGACAAGCCAAAAGAGGAATCCTAGATGTTTCATTTCCACTGGATATATATATGAgctattctttttcttttttcttctgaGTTTTGGTTATGGGTTAGCACTAGTCTATATATGTATGACGTATAAATGTTGTTAAGTCTTATGCACGCATGCAGTTGCAGGagtatactagtagtatattatagtGAAATAAGACAAGTTCTACACCTCAATATATATTGTTCAATTGGAATAGCATGCCTGCTAATTAAAAAACCAATATATTTGAGACGTTGTCAAGCCAGTCCCACAATTTAAGAGATGTAACACATgcatataatttcaatttagaCGTAATTAGTTTTCAATGTTTGATGATCCAAGAAAGATGATTCAAGATTGAAAGCCAAGTGAAGTGTGCAACTCAGAGAGAGAATGCAGTAAAAGTTTCAACTATGATAAGAAGACTTCAAAAATCTAACATTGTCACTGGAGCCTAATGCATCTTCTTCAGAAGAATATGATAGACACGCCCATTGTGAAACATCCAACAGCCACCCAAGGACTCAGTCGCTCCCCTGTTACAGGCATTGGCCACCTCTGAGTTAGAGCTCGTAAGAAAGCAAAAATACGAGAAGCAAAAGCAAACAAGAAATGGAGAATCCTTACAGCATACATCTTGATATATCCAACTAATCACTCAAATACTATAAGATTGGAGTTTCGAAGGAATACATGATCAAACAAGCTCAGATTTGTTTGATCCATCAATGTATGTGGTGGATTAGCCTATATTACTATTATCTATCTAACATATCTCACCTAAAATAAGTACCCCCTCAGCAAACAAGCCTCCTAATATAACAAGTAAAAGGTGGAGCCTATGGAGTAAAGGATAAAAGACATaacttcttttattattacttcaacaattaaaaatgttactcTTACATTATATGTAAGTTACATAGGGTCAAATAGCATAAAAGATTGCTACCCAGGAAAATGTAATTATTCCGCTCTGGCATTGTGTTCCACGAATTGTTTACTGTTTAGTGGCCAGAAGTTTAGTTGGTCATGAAAACCTGTTCATTTACATCCTACATGGCTTGCTGAAAGCGTTCTGTACATAATCTATCCTGGCAAATGGATCTAATTTCGACCATGAAATCTAAACGTGTTTAACTAAAAGGAAAACTTTGTTTACTTGCCAGTGTGACAGTTACTAGAAAAGGCAGGAAGAAAAGCTTTTGTAATGAAGAAGGATGATCAGTTTGTAATTCTCCGAAACTGGCAGTTTCGTCCTACAGTCTACAGGTCATGCTTGCTAAAGGTTGCCTATAGAATCATGTGCACGCTCCTAGACAtcattaaatacaaaatgaaCCAAAAAAGCCATGTAAAAAACATAGTAATACAAATCACAGTTAAGGAAGTGATACCTATTCTAGCAGCCTTCCAGAATACACCTCGAAACCTGCCAGAGTGAATTTAAATGAGGATCCAAGTATTAGGCTTCTCAATAAAAAGGCTGAATAAGTAACCATGAATTTTATTGtgaaaattcatatcataGAAAAGAGACACAGCAGACAAGCAGGTACAAACTTACACAATGGTGATTTTCCTTGCAAAATTTCTTGGGTGTATAATTTTGTGCATGAAACAGGAGTTGAACCAAATTCTAAAACAAGTATTCTTAGACATGCAAGTCAGGAATTAAGATCAGCTCATTGTATCAACATCTTCTGTCTGCTTATGATCATATCTTGGTTATGAAATGTTGGTAATTATAGTAAACAATTGGTTAGCTTTAGGACATTTTGTGGCTCAGAAAAAGCACCGAATCTTGTCTGAATCATCAATTATCAGGATTCTTCAGCACAAGTTCCTGCTTCTTGCAATGAGGAAGATGTAGACTAGTCTCTTGAGAAAAAAGACTGTTGCCCCAAGGTAATCATCAAGTTTCATGTTATCATGAACTTCagccaaaatatatattgttttcaTGACAAGGCAGAAATGACAACTAGAAAAAGATCTATCACTTGGAGATTTGGCAGGAAGCTTTATCACTTAACCAATTACCTAAGtacaataaatcaaaatatctaCAACCAAGTTGGTCCATAGCCCATACAGCACACTACCCTACTGTGTTTTCGAAGTTTCCATGTAAAACATCTCAAAttccaatttaaaaaattcaaagttcatttcttaaaacaaacaatttacATCCTCAcactaacaaaatatattaacgGTTTTGAAAAGTAGAATATAGAACCACAAGGTCTTACCCTGTTCTCTGTTCAAGAAGAGCAGGGAACTGTATCTTCACATATGTGCAGGCACATATGCCTAACAAAACAACTGTAAGGAATGAATGGAAATTGAACAGCGCTGACTGAAAATTCATTAACAAGAATATCAGTAAAAATTTACAAGAGAATAAATTCATTGAACAAATCAAGTTACGGTATCCAAAGCCAGAAATGTGTTACCATGTCTTAATCACCTCGTTTTACAGCTGCAAAATCTTCCAGTTAATCTACAAAGACAAGATGCAGTCACTACTTCAAATGTACACTGTTGGCGAACGTTCTCTTACATAAATAAGTCTATGAGATTTACTTTCCCTTTTGTTTAGTTTCttaagttttgtttttagttatgTTACGTACATTCACAAATTACTATGCATAATTGGACTCAATTAAAAACGATGCCAATGTTGGAGCACTCCATCATCTGACTTCTGTTGGGATATAGTAACAACTAAGAAGTGAGAACTTCAAATGCTTTGCATCAATATCTGAGTTCAACTAACCCCTTAGCACAAAATGGGAGAGAATATCA harbors:
- the LOC125222768 gene encoding LIM domain-containing protein PLIM2b-like isoform X2, coding for MASSFTGTQDKCKACDKTVYFVDLLSADGANYHKACFKCSHCKGTLVMSNYSSMDGVLYCKTHFEQLFKESGNFSKNFQTGKGDRENSLTRAPSKMSAMFSGTQDKCAACTKTVYPLDKMTMEEQIYHKSCFKCAHGGCPLTHSNYAALDGVLYCKHHFQQLFMEKGNYQHVLDSTSHKKTASMEAIDVDGLTEDADEDKPADEDNKPADEDKPADDDDDKPAIEDKPADDDNADKPKEES
- the LOC125222768 gene encoding LIM domain-containing protein PLIM2c-like isoform X1, giving the protein MASSFTGTQDKCKACDKTVYFVDLLSADGANYHKACFKCSHCKGTLVMSNYSSMDGVLYCKTHFEQLFKESGNFSKNFQTAGKGDRENSLTRAPSKMSAMFSGTQDKCAACTKTVYPLDKMTMEEQIYHKSCFKCAHGGCPLTHSNYAALDGVLYCKHHFQQLFMEKGNYQHVLDSTSHKKTASMEAIDVDGLTEDADEDKPADEDNKPADEDKPADDDDDKPAIEDKPADDDNADKPKEES
- the LOC125222769 gene encoding protein kish-like, with the translated sequence MSALFNFHSFLTVVLLGICACTYVKIQFPALLEQRTGFRGVFWKAARIGERLSPWVAVGCFTMGVSIIFF